GCCCGGACCTACACGCTCGACGCGGAGAACCAGGCGTTCCTCAAGCACGCCAATCCGTGGGCGCTGCGGGGCATCATCGAGCGGTTGAACGAGGCGGCCGACCGCGGGCTGTGGTCCGAACCCGATCCGGACCTGCTGGCGCAGATGTCGCGGGTCTACCTCGACGTCGAGGGTGACCTGGAGGACGCGGGCGCCTGAGGATCGCACCCACCGCCCCGGTCACCCTGCGGTCGGTGCCGGGAACGCCGATCAGTCGCCGGCGACCGGTTCAGCCGGTGAGCAGGTTGGGCGCGAACCGGATCAGATGACTGCGCAGGTGCCGTCCCGGTGGCGACAGTTCGCGGTCGGCCGACCAGGCCAGAGACAGGGTGCGGGAGGCCGCCGGGTCCGAGAGCGGACGGGCCCGGGTCCCGGGCACCTCGTTGCCGGGCGGCAGGATCGCGATGCCAAGGCCCGCCGCCACCAGACCGGCGGCCGTGGTCATCTCCTGGCTCTCGAAGGCGTACGACCGGGGAATCCCGGCCGCCTGCAGCAGTTGATCCGTGATCGTGCGCACGCCGTAACCGGCCGCCAGGGTGATCAGCTCCCGTCCGGCCAGATCGCTGACCCCGACCGTCGTTGCCTGCGCCAACTCGTCTCCGTCCGGCACCAGTAGCGCCAGCGGCTGCTCGGCCAGTGGACGCGACCGCCAGCGCGGATCGCCCGGGACCGGGGCGGCCAGCACCAGATCCACTCCACCACCGGGGATCCGCCGCAGCAGGCCGTCGGCTGAATCCTGCACCAGACGCACGGTGACCCCCGGATACTCGCGACGGAACCCGCGGAGCAACGCCGGCACCACCAGAGGGCCGAGACTGTGCAGGAAACCGAGGATGACGGTTCCGGTGCTCGGATCGGCCTCGGCCCGAACCGCCCGGACCCCGGCCATCAGCTCGTCGAGCGCCCGGCCGGCGCTGGCCGCGAGCAACTCCCCGTGCCGGGTCAGCCGCACGCCTCGCCCGTCCTTCTGCAGCAGCGGCGTGCCCAGGTCACGTGACAACCGGGCCATAGCCCGGGACAGCGTCGGCTGCGGGATACCCAGATGCTGTGCCGCGGCGGTGATCTGCCCGAACTCGGCGATCGCGGTCAGCTGCTCCAGGGTCGTCGCCAACCCGAACGACTCATACGTCATTGCATCAGTCTAAAGGTGAAATCGTATTGGACGCATGAGTGGCTCGTCTCTACCGTGGACGCGGTGACCACAACGAACGAAGTCGCAGCGACCGCGAGCGGCCGCACCGACTCCTACGCCGGGTCGCGCGAAGTGCATCGGCTGGAAGTCGCGATGCTGGCGGCCGGGCTGGCCGCGTTCGGGCTGCTGTACGTCACGCAGGCCGTACTGCCGTCCGTCGGCACCGCTTTCGGGGTGAGCGCCACCGTCGCCAGCCTGACCGTCTCCTTCGCCACCGGCGGCCTGGCCCTGGCCATCCTGCCGATGTCCAGCCTGGCCGAGTCGTTCGGGCGGGCCCGCATGATGCGCATCGGCATGGTGGCCGCGCTGTTGCTGGCCGTGGGATGTGCGACCAGCACCCACTTCTGGGAGTTGCTGACCTGCCGGGCGTTGATGGGCATCGCCCTGGGCGCCGTCGTCGCGGTGGGGATGGGGCACCTCGGGGACGAGATCCACCCGTCGAAGGTCAGCGGGGCGATGGGCATCTACGTCGCCGGCAACACTATCGGCGGAGTGGTCGGCCGGTTGGTACCGGGCATCGCGCTGGACTTCGGTTCGTGGCGGTTCGCAGTGCTGATGTTCACTGCCTTCGCCTCGGTGGCCATCCTGACCTTCTCCCTGCTCCTCCCGGCCCCCCGACGGTTCACGCCGGTGCCGGCGCGCGGCGGCCACCATCTGCGCGCGGCCCGCGAACTGCTGGCCGACAGCGGGATCCGGAAGCTCTGCGGCATAGCCTTTCTGCTGATGGGCGGTTTCGTCGCCTGCTACAACTTCCTGACCTTCCGGCTCACCTCCGCGCCGATCGACCTCAGCGGTAGTGCTGCGTCCCGGCTCTTCCTGGCCTACCTGGCCGGCACGGTCAGCTCGACGGCGGCCGGTTACTGCGCGGGGCGGTTCGGCCGCCGCCGGGTGCTGTGCAGCGGCATCGCCCTGATGCTCGGGGGCCTCGCTTTGACGCTGCCCGACCATCTGGGATCGATCACGGTCGGGCTGGTCATCTTCACCGCGGGATTCTTCGCGGCCCACTCCACGGCCAGCGGATGGATCTCGGCCCGGGCGAGCCGCAGCCGGGCTCAGGCGTCCGCCCTCTACCTGATGGCCTACTACCTGGGATCGAGCACCCTCGGGGCTGCCGTTGGCCTGGCGTTCCTGGTCGGCGGCTGGAGCGCCACCGTCATCGCCATCGCCGTTCTGGCCGTGGCGGCGTTCGGCCTCGCGCGTAGTTTGGATCCCGGACGATGACGTCGGCTAAGGAGCGGACATGGACAGCACACGCGTGACGGCCAACCTTCCCGTGACCGACATCGAGGCCGCGAAGAGCTTCTACACCGACTTCCTGGGGTTCCGCACCGAGGAATTCAACATGGGTTGGGTGGCCCGTTTCACCGCCCCGGACGGTGTGACGAGCGTCCAGCTCGTCACCCACGACGCGACCGCGCCGGAGGATTCGGTCATGTCCGTGCACACCGACGACGTGGATGGCGCCTACGCCGAGGCTCAACGCCGGGGCCTGCAGATCGTGCACCCGCTCACCACCGAGACATGGGGTGTCCGCCGGTTCTTCGTCCGCGACCCCTGTGGCAACGTCATCAATGTCGTCGGCCATCGGAGCTGACCTCAGCGACCGATGATCCCCAGGAGGGCGTCGGTGTCCAGATGCTGGGCCACCGCGTCGGCCAGGCGCTCGATCATGAGTTCCCGGCGGTCGCCGAACCCCAGGGTTCCGGCCGGCGGGGCCGGGTCGAACGGCACCCCGGCGCGGTCGGCGGCACCGGCGAGGAAGGCCCGCCGGAAGCCGTCGTTCTCGAAGGTGCCGTGCCAGGTGGTACCCCAGACACTCCCCTGCCGGCAGCCGTCCAGGAACGACTCGGCCGACGAATCGACCGTGGCCACTCCGTGATGAATCTCGTACCCGCGGACCGGGTGCCCCTGCCAGCTGCCGTCGACCAGCCCGAGTCGCTTGCCGGTTTCGAACCGGACGTCGGCCGGCAGCAGAGCGAGCCCCTCGACCGCGCCGGCCCGGGACTCCACCTCGTCGTGAATCGTGCGGGCCAGCATCTGATAGCCGCCGCAGATCCCGACGACCGTCTTCCCGGCCGCGGCAGCTGCCACCACCTCCGACGCCAAGCCGTTGCCGTGCAACCACTCCAGGTCCGACACGGTGGCCCGGGAGCCGGGCAGCACGATGACGTCGGCCGAGCGCAGGACTCCCGGGTCGGTGGTCATCATGACCGCGACCCCCGGCTCTCCGGCCAGGGCGTCGAGGTCGGTGGCGTTGGACAGCCGGGGGAACCGCACCGCCGCGACCGTGAGCTGACGGCCCTCGGTGGCCCTCACCTGACCACCCCATCGACCGACCAGCAACGTGTCCTCGCCGTCGAGCCAGACATCGGACAGCCAGGGCAGCACGCCCAGGAACGGGACGCCGGTACGTTTCGTGAGCTCGTCCAACCCCGGCTTGAGCAGGGATTGGTCACCCCGGAACTTGTTGATGACAAAGGCTTTGATCAGGGCGCGGTCCGCCGGGTCGAGCAGCCCGACGGTGCCGAACAGCGACGCGAAGACTCCGCCGCGGTCGATGTCGCCGACCACGATGACCGGTAGGTCGAATCGGCGGGCCAGTCCCAGATTGACGTAGTCGCCCGCCCGCAGGTTGATCTCGGCCGGCGAACCGGCGCCCTCGCTGACGATGACGTCGTACTTCTGCGCCAGCTCCTCGTAGGCGGCGAACGCGGCGGCGGCCAGGTGCTGCCGTCCGCTGGCGAACTCGCCCGCGTCCAGGACGCCGTCGGGTTTTCCCCGCAGGACGATGTGTGACCGGCGGTCCGACCCCGGCTTGAGCAGCACCGGATTCAGGGCCGACTCCGG
This window of the Nakamurella panacisegetis genome carries:
- a CDS encoding LysR family transcriptional regulator, with the translated sequence MTYESFGLATTLEQLTAIAEFGQITAAAQHLGIPQPTLSRAMARLSRDLGTPLLQKDGRGVRLTRHGELLAASAGRALDELMAGVRAVRAEADPSTGTVILGFLHSLGPLVVPALLRGFRREYPGVTVRLVQDSADGLLRRIPGGGVDLVLAAPVPGDPRWRSRPLAEQPLALLVPDGDELAQATTVGVSDLAGRELITLAAGYGVRTITDQLLQAAGIPRSYAFESQEMTTAAGLVAAGLGIAILPPGNEVPGTRARPLSDPAASRTLSLAWSADRELSPPGRHLRSHLIRFAPNLLTG
- a CDS encoding MFS transporter produces the protein MTTTNEVAATASGRTDSYAGSREVHRLEVAMLAAGLAAFGLLYVTQAVLPSVGTAFGVSATVASLTVSFATGGLALAILPMSSLAESFGRARMMRIGMVAALLLAVGCATSTHFWELLTCRALMGIALGAVVAVGMGHLGDEIHPSKVSGAMGIYVAGNTIGGVVGRLVPGIALDFGSWRFAVLMFTAFASVAILTFSLLLPAPRRFTPVPARGGHHLRAARELLADSGIRKLCGIAFLLMGGFVACYNFLTFRLTSAPIDLSGSAASRLFLAYLAGTVSSTAAGYCAGRFGRRRVLCSGIALMLGGLALTLPDHLGSITVGLVIFTAGFFAAHSTASGWISARASRSRAQASALYLMAYYLGSSTLGAAVGLAFLVGGWSATVIAIAVLAVAAFGLARSLDPGR
- a CDS encoding VOC family protein gives rise to the protein MDSTRVTANLPVTDIEAAKSFYTDFLGFRTEEFNMGWVARFTAPDGVTSVQLVTHDATAPEDSVMSVHTDDVDGAYAEAQRRGLQIVHPLTTETWGVRRFFVRDPCGNVINVVGHRS
- a CDS encoding cobyric acid synthase; the protein is MTARGILIAGTSSDAGKSLVTTGICRFLARQGLKVAPFKSQNMSNNSMVCADGSEIGRAQYLQAQAARAEPESALNPVLLKPGSDRRSHIVLRGKPDGVLDAGEFASGRQHLAAAAFAAYEELAQKYDVIVSEGAGSPAEINLRAGDYVNLGLARRFDLPVIVVGDIDRGGVFASLFGTVGLLDPADRALIKAFVINKFRGDQSLLKPGLDELTKRTGVPFLGVLPWLSDVWLDGEDTLLVGRWGGQVRATEGRQLTVAAVRFPRLSNATDLDALAGEPGVAVMMTTDPGVLRSADVIVLPGSRATVSDLEWLHGNGLASEVVAAAAAGKTVVGICGGYQMLARTIHDEVESRAGAVEGLALLPADVRFETGKRLGLVDGSWQGHPVRGYEIHHGVATVDSSAESFLDGCRQGSVWGTTWHGTFENDGFRRAFLAGAADRAGVPFDPAPPAGTLGFGDRRELMIERLADAVAQHLDTDALLGIIGR